One genomic segment of Xyrauchen texanus isolate HMW12.3.18 chromosome 5, RBS_HiC_50CHRs, whole genome shotgun sequence includes these proteins:
- the si:dkey-28b4.8 gene encoding sarcoplasmic/endoplasmic reticulum calcium ATPase 2 — MDNAHTKTVEEVLGYFSVNETTGLSSEQLRKSRERWGTNELPAEEGKSLWELVLEQFEDLLVRILLLAACISFALAWFEEGEGTITAFVEPFVILLILIANAIVGVWQERNAENAIEALKQYEPEMGKVYRQDRKSVQRVRAREIVPGDIVEVAVGDKVPADIRLTSIRSTTLRVDQSILTGESVSILKHTDPVPDPRAVNQDKKNMLFSGTNIAAGRAIGVVVATGVQTEIGKIRDEMAATDPERTPLQQKLDQFGEQLSKVITVICVAVWAINISHFSDPVHGGSWLRGAVYYFKIAVALAVAAIPEGLPAVITTCLALGTRRMARKNAIVRSLPSVETLGCTSVICSDKTGTLTTNQMSVCRMFIVDIVTGERCLLNEFTITGSTYAPEGDVYKNGVPVSCSQYEGLVEMASICALCNDSSLDYNESKGVFEKVGEATETALCCLVEKMNVFDTDLRGLTLAERATACCSVIKQLMRKELTLEFSRDRKSMSVFCSPNKLTRSASGAKMFIKGAPESVLERCGWIRVAGGTRVPLTSDLREQLLGTVREWGSGRDTLRCLAMATKDSPPDTRTLNLENSAGFIEYESDLTFVGCVGMLDPPRKEVLNAVRMCRQAGIRVIMITGDNKGTALSICRRVGIITDQEEEEAEGGPFGSGLTGREFDELPPHLQRQACRTVRCFARVEPTHKSRIVEYLQSLSDITAMTGDGVNDAPALKKAEIGIAMGSGTAVAKSASEMILADDNFSTIVAAVEEGRAIYNNMKQFIRYLISSNIGEVVCIFLTAALGMPEALIPVQLLWVNLVTDGFPATALGFNPPDLDIMSRPPRSPKEPLISGWLFCRYLIIGCYVGAATVGAAAWWFMAAHDGPKLSYYQLSHYLQCSEGHAEFAGVQCSVFESPYPMTMALSVLVTIEMCNALNSLSENQSLLKMPPWSNPWLVGAICLSMALHFLILYVDPLPVIFQIRPLSWQQWVTVLKMSLPVILMDEALKFLARNYIEPGSDLYLEEEHGQGSTAGGLIGKLRRAFRGVSWSFVFISAPLLVWIFSLDSDITNIFWD; from the exons ATGGACAATGCCCATACTAAGACGGTTGAGGAGGTGCTGGGATATTTCAGTGTCAACGAGACAACAGGACTGAGCTCTGAGCAGTTAAGGAAGAGTAGGGAACGATGGGGCACGAATG AGTTACCTGCAGAAGAAG GGAAGTCACTATGGGAACTTGTTCTGGAACAGTTCGAGGATCTGCTTGTTCGGATTCTCCTTCTTGCGGCCTGTATTTCTTTT GCTCTGGCCTGGTTTGAAGAAGGTGAAGGAACCATCACAGCCTTCGTAGAGCCATTTGTCATCCTTCTTATTCTCATTGCGAATGCCATTGTAGGGGTGTGGCAG gaGCGTAATGCAGAAAATGCCATTGAAGCACTAAAACAATATGAGCCTGAGATGGGGAAGGTGTacagacaggacaggaagagtgTACAGCGGGTCAGAGCCAGAgaaattgtacctggagacattGTGGAGGTGGCAG TTGGTGATAAAGTCCCAGCAGACATCAGACTGACCTCAATCCGCTCTACTACTCTCAGAGTGGACCAGTCCATCCTAACAGGGGAGTCTGTATCCATCCTGAAACACACAGACCCAGTGCCTGACCCACGTGCCGTCAACCAGGACAAGAAAAACATGCTCTTTTCT GGGACAAACATTGCAGCAGGGCGAGCGATAGGTGTGGTAGTGGCCACAGGTGTACAAACAGAGATTGGGAAGATCAGAGATGAGATGGCAGCCACTGATCCAGAGAGAACCCCTCTGCAGCAGAAACTAGACCAGTTTGGAGAGCAACTCTCAAAG GTGATCACAGTGATCTGTGTGGCAGTGTGGGCTATTAACATCAGTCACTTCAGTGACCCTGTGCATGGAGGCAGCTGGCTGCGTGGAGCTGTGTACTACTTTAAGATCGCCGTGGCCCTGGCTGTAGCCGCCATTCCTGAGG GTCTTCCTGCTGTTATCACCACTTGCCTGGCACTTGGCACACGTCGCATGGCCCGCAAAAATGCCATAGTCCGTTCCCTTCCATCTGTGGAGACACTCGGCTGCACCTCCGTCATCTGCTCTGACAAGACAGGCACTCTCACCACCAACCAGATGTCTGTCTGCAGG aTGTTTATTGTGGACATTGTCACGGGTGAGAGGTGTCTACTGAATGAGTTTACAATAACTGGATCTACTTACGCCCCTGAAGGAGATGT GTATAAGAATGGGGTACCAGTAAGCTGCAGTCAGTATGAGGGTCTGGTGGAAATGGCCTCTATCTGTGCCCTGTGTAATGACTCCTCACTGGACTACAATGAG AGTAAAGGGGTGTTTGAGAAAGTAGGAGAGGCAACTGAAACAGCTCTGTGTTGTCTGGTGGAGAAGATGAACGTGTTTGACACAGACCTGAGAGGCCTCACACTTGCTGAAAGAGCCACAGCCTGCTGCTCG gtTATAAAGCAGTTAATGAGGAAAGAGTTAACTCTGGAGTTTTCTCGAGACAGGAAGTCCATGTCTGTTTTCTGCTCTCCAAACAAACTCACTCGCTCTGCTTCAGGGGCCAAGATGTTTATCAAG GGGGCACCAGAGAGCGTGCTGGAGCGTTGTGGCTGGATACGGGTAGCAGGTGGTACACGGGTGCCACTGACCTCTGACCTCAGGGAGCAGCTCTTAGGCACAGTGAGAGAATGGGGCTCAGGTCGTGATACACTACGCTGCCTCGCTATGGCAACCAAGGACTCTCCCCCAGACACTCGAACTCTGAATTTAGAGAACTCTGCAGGCTTCATAGAATATGAG TCTGACTTGACATTTGTGGGCTGTGTGGGAATGTTAGATCCACCCAGGAAGGAGGTGCTGAATGCAGTGCGGATGTGCAGACAGGCCGGCATACGGGTCATAATGATAACAG GTGACAATAAGGGCACAGCCTTGTCTATCTGTCGTCGTGTGGGCATCATAACGGATCAGGAGGAAGAGGAGGCTGAAGGTGGTCCATTCGGGAGCGGCCTCACTGGTCGGGAGTTTGATGAGCTGCCACCCCATCTGCAGCGTCAGGCCTGTCGCACAGTCCGCTGTTTCGCCCGAGTTGAGCCAACGCACAAGAGCCGCATCGTTGAATATTTGCAAAGCCTCAGTGATATCACGGCTATG ACGGGTGATGGCGTGAATGATGCTCCCGCTCTGAAAAAGGCTGAGATTGGCATTGCCATGGGCTCAGGCACAGCAGTGGCTAAATCTGCTTCAGAGATGATCTTAGCCGACGATAACTTTTCAACAATCGTGGCTGCTGTAGAGGAGGGCCGAGCTATTTACAACAACATGAAACAGTTCATTCGCTACCTCATTTCCTCTAACATCGGAGAAGTAGTCTG tataTTCCTCACAGCTGCTTTGGGTATGCCTGAGGCTCTCATCCCAGTCCAGCTGCTGTGGGTCAATCTGGTGACTGATGGGTTCCCAGCCACTGCTCTTGGCTTCAACCCCCCTGACCTGGACATCATGTCCCGTCCTCCACGCTCCCCCAAAGAACCACTCATTTCTGGCTGGCTCTTCTGCAGATACCTCATCATTGGCT GTTATGTAGGTGCAGCTACAGTTGGTGCTGCTGCCTGGTGGTTCATGGCTGCTCATGATGGACCAAAGCTCAGCTACTATCAGCtg TCTCACTATCTGCAGTGCAGTGAAGGTCATGCTGAGTTTGCTGGAGTGCAGTGCTCTGTGTTTGAGTCGCCATACCCCATGACTATGGCCTTGTCTGTGCTGGTCACCATAGAGATGTGCAATGCCCTCAACAG tttGTCAGAAAATCAGTCTCTACTCAAGATGCCACCATGGTCAAACCCTTGGCTGGTGGGAGCCATATGTCTCTCCATGGCCCTACACTTCCTCATCTTATATGTGGATCCTCTACCT
- the pold4 gene encoding DNA polymerase delta subunit 4, which yields MTVQQHLDMTPKRGLITDTYKVVKKARRGGKKDKSPSPPRAEPEPPQLSEREKELLELKKFDLDWRFGPCTGISRLQRWERAALHGMDPPQEIKDILLKEKTDREYTQSLWSDYPL from the exons ATGACTGTCCAGCAACATTTAG ATATGACACCTAAGCGTGGCCTCATCACCGACACATATAAGGTTGTAAAGAAAGCAAGGAGAGGTGGCAAGAAAGACAAGTCTCCTTCGCCACCAAGAGCAG AGCCTGAGCCCCCACAGCTgagtgaaagagaaaaagaacTACTGGAGCTGAAGAAGTTTGATTTGGACTGGAGGTTCGGACCATGCACAG gGATCAGTCGACTGCAGAGATGGGAGAGGGCCGCACTGCATGGGATGGATCCCCCACAGGAGATTAAAGACATTCTACTGAAGGAGAAAACTGACCGAGAGTACACACAGAg TCTCTGGAGCGACTATCCACTCTGA
- the ssrp1b gene encoding LOW QUALITY PROTEIN: FACT complex subunit SSRP1 (The sequence of the model RefSeq protein was modified relative to this genomic sequence to represent the inferred CDS: inserted 1 base in 1 codon), with translation MSDTLEFNEIYQEVKGTWNDGRLRFTKQTVVYKNNKTGKVDTISVPELTQAQWRRVCLGHGIKLSTSTGHIYKYDGFKDADLEKITEYFKANYKVELAEKDMCVKGWNWGTAKFGGPLLSFEVSDSPAFEIPLSSVSQCATGKNEVTLEFHQNDDTEVSLMEVRFYVPPTPGDEGSDPVDAFAQNVLSKADVIQATGDAVCIFRELQCLTPRGRYDIRIYPTFLHLHGKTFDYKIPYTTVLRLFLLPHKDQRQMFFVISLDPPIKQGQTRYHFLILLFSKEEDINLTLNMNEEEVERRFEGXLNKNMSGSLYEMVSRVMKALVNRKITVPGNFQG, from the exons ATGAGTGACACTCTGGAATTCAATGAAATTTATCAGGAGGTCAAGGGCACCTGG AATGATGGGCGTCTGCGCTTCACTAAGCAGACAGTGGTGTATAAAAACAACAAGACTGGAAAGGTGGACACCATTTCCGTTCCTGAGCTCACTCAAGCCCAGTGGAGGAGAGTCTGTCTGGGTCACGGCATCAAACTGTCCACCAGCACTGGTCATATCTACAAATATGACGGCTTCAAAGATGCT GACTTGGAGAAGATTACAGAGTACTTTAAAGCCAACTACAAAGTGGAGTTGGCAGAGAAAGATATGTGTGTGAAGGGCTGGAATTGGGGCACTGCTAAATTCGGCG GACCGTTGCTCTCGTTTGAGGTGAGTGACAGTCCTGCATTTGAGATTCCACTCTCCAGTGTATCTCAGTGTGCAACAGGAAAGAATGAGGTCACGTTGGAGTTTCATCAGAACGATGACACAGAGGTCTCCCTCATGGAGGTGCGCTTCTATGTACCGCCCACCCCAGGAGATGAAGGTTCAGACCCTGTGGAT GCATTTGCCCAGAATGTTCTGTCTAAGGCAGATGTGATCCAGGCTACAGGAGATGCTGTGTGTATCTTCAGAGAGCTGCAGTGCCTCACACCCAGgggcag GTACGATATTCGTATTTATCCCACATTCCTCCATCTGCACGGTAAGACGTTTGACTACAAGATCCCTTACACCACCGTGCTCCGCCTCTTCCTGTTACCTCATAAAGACCAGCGGCAGATGTTCTTTGTG ATCAGTCTGGACCCTCCCATTAAACAGGGTCAAACTCGCTATCATTTTCTCATTCTTTTGTTCTCCAAAGAAGAGGACATCAACCTCACTCTCAacatgaatga GGAGGAGGTGGAGAGACGTTTTGAGG AACTTAATAAAAACATGTCTGGCTCTCTCTATGAGATGGTCAGCAGAGTCATGAAGGCCCTGGTCAACAGGAAGATCACAGTGCCTGGAAATTTCCAAGGGTAA